In Thunnus maccoyii chromosome 11, fThuMac1.1, whole genome shotgun sequence, one genomic interval encodes:
- the fhl2a gene encoding four and a half LIM domains protein 2a — MTERYDCHYCKESLFGKKYVLREENPYCVKCYESLYSNTCEECKKPIGCNTRDLSYKDRHWHEDCFKCFQCKRSLVDKPFSTKDEQLLCTECYSNEYSSKCHECKKTIMPGSRKMEHKGNSWHETCFTCQRCQQPIGTKSFIPKDSHNFCVPCYEKQFAMQCVHCKKPITTGGVTYREQPWHKDCFLCTSCKQQLSGQRFTSRDDFAYCLNCFCNLYAKKCASCTTPISGLGGSKYISFEERQWHNDCFNCKKCSVSLVGRGFLTERDDILCPECGKDI, encoded by the exons GGGAAGAAATATGTCCTAAGAGAGGAGAATCCCTACTGTGTGAAATGTTATGAGAGCCTGTACTCCAACACCTGTGAGGAGTGCAAGAAGCCCATTGGCTGCAACACCAGG GACCTGTCTTACAAGGACCGTCACTGGCATGAGGACTGTTTCAAGTGCTTCCAGTGCAAGCGCTCACTTGTGGACAAGCCCTTCTCCACCAAAGATGAACAGCTCCTCTGCACTGAGTGCTACTCCAATGAGTATTCCTCCAAGTGCCATGAGTGCAAGAAAACCATCATGCCAG GCTCCAGGAAGATGGAGCACAAGGGGAACAGCTGGCACGAGACCTGTTTCACTTGCCAGAGATGCCAGCAGCCTATTGGCACCAAGAGCTTCATCCCTAAGGACAGCCATAACTTCTGTGTGCCCTGCTATGAGAAGCAGTTTGCCATGCAGTGTGTGCACTGCAAGAAG CCCATCACCACTGGCGGAGTGACCTACCGTGAGCAGCCCTGGCACAAGGACTGCTTCCTGTGCACTAGCTGCAAGCAGCAGCTGTCTGGCCAGAGGTTTACCTCTAGAGATGATTTTGCCTATTGTCTCAACTGCTTCTGCAACCTCTATGCCAAGAAGTGTGCCTCTTGCACCACCCCCATTAGCG gCCTCGGAGGCAGCAAGTACATTTCTTTTGAGGAGCGCCAATGGCACAATGACTGCTTCAACTGTAAGAAGTGCTCTGTGTCCCTGGTTGGCCGTGGTTTCCTCACCGAGCGTGACGACATCCTCTGCCCAGAGTGTGGCAAGGACATCTAA